One window of Bos mutus isolate GX-2022 chromosome 29, NWIPB_WYAK_1.1, whole genome shotgun sequence genomic DNA carries:
- the LOC102274003 gene encoding putative olfactory receptor 8G3, with protein MDPGNHSLVTEFILAGLTEQPHLQLLFFFLFLGIYVVTVVGNLGMITLIGLSSHLHTPMYYFLINLSFIDFCHSTVITPKMLVSFVTEKNIISYTECMTQLYFFIIFIIAEGYMLAVMAFDRYVAICNPLLYNVIMSYHICFRLTVGVYILGFIGSTIHTGFMLRVFFCKNKMVNHYFCDLFPLLELSCSSTYINKLLVLVLSAFNIVIPSLTILASYIFILSSILQIHSIEGRSKAFSTCSSHISAVAVFSGSATFTYLQPSSVSSMDQGKVSSVFYTCIVPMLNPLIYSLRNKDVKLALKKFWRLKNVYE; from the coding sequence ATGGACCCTGGAAATCACTCCTTAGTGACTGAGTTCATCCTTGCTGGTCTCACAGAACAGCCACACCTCCAGctgctctttttcttcctcttcctaggAATCTATGTGGTCACGGTGGTGGGGAACTTGGGCATGATCACACTGATTGGGCTCAGTTCTCACCTGCACACCCCAATGTATTACTTCCTCATCAACTTGTCCTTTATCGACTTCTGTCATTCCACTGTCATAACCCCCAAAATGCTGGTGAGTTTTGTGACAGAGAAGAATATTATCTCCTACACTGAATGCATGACTCAGCTctatttcttcatcatttttatcATTGCAGAGGGTTACATGTTGGCTGTAATGGCATTTGACCGCTATGTTGCCATCTGTAACCCCTTGCTTTATAATGTCATCATGTCTTACCACATCTGCTTCCGCCTCACAGTGGGAGTTTATATTTTGGGCTTCATCGGGTCTACAATCCATACAGGCTTTATGTTGAGAGTCTTTTTCTGCAAGAACAAGATGGTTAACCATTATTTCTGTGATCTTTTTCCACTCTTGGAGCTATCTTGTTCTAGCACTTACATCAACAAATTATTGGTTCTAGTCTTGAGTGCATTTAACATTGTGATACCTTCCTTAACCATCCTTGCTTCCTACATCTTCATTCTCTCCAGCATCCTCCAAATCCACTCCATTGAGGGCAGGTCCAAAGCCTTCAGCACATGTAGCTCTCACATTTCAGCTGTTGCTGTTTTTTCTGGATCTGCGACATTTACATACCTACAGCCATCATCTGTGAGCTCCATGGATCAAGGAAAAGTGTCCTCTGTGTTTTATACCTGCATTGTACCTATGCTGAATCCTCTGATTTACAGTCTGCGTAACAAGGATGTCAAACTTGCCctgaaaaaattctggagattGAAAAATGTGTATGAATAG